A genome region from Lucilia cuprina isolate Lc7/37 chromosome 3, ASM2204524v1, whole genome shotgun sequence includes the following:
- the LOC111682792 gene encoding NAD-dependent protein deacylase Sirt4: protein MRFTQLMRIRCKFPEWSAAKQQYVPQHQPVVEEEVKKLQDFLMDKPNIVVLTGAGISTESGIPDYRSAGVGLYARTNHKPIQHMEFVKSAAVRRRYWARNYVGWPNFSSTEPNATHHALARFEREARLQCVVTQNVDRLHSKAGSKNVIELHGSGYVVKCLNCDYRIDRHEFQTILNTLNPEFKDAPDMIRPDGDVEIPQEYIDNFRIPPCSQCDGHLKPEIVFFGDNVPKERVNRIAEMIYSGDGLLVLGSSLLVFSGYRMVLQTKDLNLPVAIVNIGETRADHLADIKLSAKCGDVIPKLFDFRK from the exons atgcgtTTTACCCAATTAATGCGTATACGCTGTAAATTTCCCGAATGGTCGGCAGCCAAACAGCAGTATGTGCCACAGCATCAGCCAGTGGTGGAAGAGGAAGTTAAAAAATTGCAAGATTTCCTAATGGACAAACCTAATATAGTGGTTTTAACGGGAGCGGGAATATCCACAGAATCAG GCATTCCTGATTACCGCTCTGCTGGTGTAGGCTTATATGCCCGCACTAATCATAAACCTATACAACATATGGAATTTGTTAAATCTGCTGCCGTACGTCGCCGCTATTGGGCCCGCAACTATGTGGGTTGGCCCAATTTCTCTAGCACCGAACCCAATGCCACCCATCATGCTTTGGCTCGTTTTGAGCGTGAGGCTCGTCTTCAATGTGTGGTTACACAAAACGTAGATCGTTTGCACAGCAAAGCGGGCAGCAAAAATGTTATAGAACTTCATGGCTCGGGTTATGtggtaaaatgtttaaactgtGACTACCGCATCGATCGTCACGAGtttcaaactattttaaatactttaaatccAGAATTTAAAGATGCTCCCGATATGATACGTCCAGATGGTGATGTTGAGATACCACAAGAATATATAGATAATTTTCGTATACCTCCGTGTTCGCAATGTGATGGTCATTTAAAGCCTGAAATTGTATTCTTTGGTGATAATGTGCCCAAGGAGCGAGTAAATCGTATAGCAGAAATGATTTACTCTGGAGACGGTTTACTTGTGTTGGGTTCAAGTCTTTTGGTATTTTCGGGTTATCGTATGGTTTTGCAAACTAAAGATTTAAATTTGCCGGTGGCTATAGTTAATATAGGTGAGACTAGGGCGGATCATTTAGCTGATATTAAATTGTCGGCTAAATGTGGTGATGTTATACcaaaattgtttgattttagaaaataa